From Pseudobythopirellula maris:
CGCTCCCGAGCCCGCCGAAGAGGCTGCGGAAACGCCCGAGTCGGAGGAGGAACCCGTCGGTCCGACCTTCGAATCGCTCGACGCTCTCTACGACATGGTCCAGCAGGCCGTGGACGCGGCGGAGGGGAACGACACAAAGTTCGTGGCGGCGATCCAACGCGACCCGTCCCCCGAGCCGGACGAGGCCACCATCGCCGCCCGTCTTCTCGACGGCGTCGGCCAGTTGCTCTCGGAGATCGGCGTCACCAAGACGCCTGTCGCGCGCAGCGACGATCGCTACTACTTGCTTCTCGACGCCAACCAGGTGGATCAAGCAACCGAGCGGATCGAGGTCTTGCGGCAGCAAGTTGAATCGGCCGACTTTATCGCCGAAGGCGACACCAAGAAAGCCACGGTCACCTGCGCCATCGCCGACGCGTCGAAAGACGCCGACCGCGACGAATTGATGCGGCGACTCGGCGACGCGTTGAGCGAAGCCGAGAGGTTCGGCGCCAACCGCACGTTCCACCACGACGGGGCTTTCCCCACGCCCGTGCCGGAGCAAGAGGTGAAGATCTCGGCCAAGAAGTTGTCGATCTGAGGCGTGCGTCGTCCGTCACGCGCGTCAGTCACAAACCGTGAAGACCGCCTCGATCTCGACCGCCCAGCCTGCCGGAAGCGACGCCGCGCCAAACGCGCTGCGAGCCGCCACGCCCGCTTCGTCGCCGAGCGCGTCGCGCATCAGCTCGCTGAAGCCGTTGATCACAGCCGGGTGAGCGGCAAAGTCGGGGGTCGCTTGCACGAGCCCCAGCGTCTTGACCAGCCGCCCCACGCGGTCGAGCGAGCCGAGTTCCGCCTTGAGCGAGGCGAGCATCGCCAGCCCGGTCATCCGCGCCGCGGCGCTCCCCTCGTCCACGCCGAGGTCGTCGCCGAGCCGGCCGGTAACAAACCCGCCCTCGGGTTTCAGCGGGCCGTGGCCCGACGTGTAGGCCAACCCGTCCACGACCAACACCGGTTTGTAGAGTCCCAAGATGCTGGGGGCTTCGGGCAGCTCAAGGCCCAGTTCGCTAAGTCGCTTCTCGATGCTCATCTCGGCTCACGGTAGTTGGAAAGTGGTAGCGATTAATAAATGACCTATGCCCAAATCCCAATGGCCAAATAGGACTACTGTCGAAATCGAATGGTCATAGGGGCGTGGTCATCGGTCATTCCCCCCCGTAGGTCTTCTTGGCGTCGTAGGCCATCTCTTCAACGACTCGCAGGCCGTCGGGGGTGACCTCGCGGTAGAAGCACGTGGGGTAGCCAACGTGGCAGGCGCCGGGGCCCACTTGGTCGACTTTCACCAAGATCGTGTCGCCGTCGCAATCGACGAGCAACTGCCGCACGTGTTGCACGTGGCCGCTGGTCTCGCCCTTACGCCACAAAGAGTTGCGGCTGCGGCTGTAGAACACCGTGGCGCCGGTGCGCAGAGTCTCCTCGTACGCCTCGCGGTTCATGTAGGCGAGCATCAGAACCTTGCCGCTGTCGGCCGACTGCACGATGGCGGGCAACAACGTGTCGTCGCTGCTGAAGGCCGGGATTTGGTCGGGGTCAGACGCCATCGAGCGCAGCCAAGGTTCGAGTGGGTGGGCGGAACGCCGCTCGAGCCCCACAGTGGGAGGCTCGTCAGCCCCCGGAGTTTAACGCAGCCGCCGGCGAGCCGCTATTCAGGGCCAATCGGCGGCTGAACCATGCGGACAAACGCCCCTCGGAACACCGTCCCGCCCGGGGGCCCCCGCGCACGCGGCGCCACGGGCCGAACCCGTGCAACCGGCGCGACGCGCAGGGTCGTCGCATGCGTCGATCTGTGGGGTCGCTTCGATTCCGACGCACGGACGGGCCGATGCCTTAGAAGCCAGCGCTCAGGCGATCGGTCTCGCACCGACCGGGCGCCCTCCCAAGAAGTCGAAGACCCCGGAGCCCCCCCGCCATGAAACCCTCGTTGACCGTTGTGCTGCCGGTCCACAATGCCGAGGCGTCGCTGCGTCGCGACACGTACGCCGTTGTCGAGGCGTGTTCCGAGCTCACCGGGCGCTTCGAGCTGCTGATCCTCGACGACGGGTCGACCGACGACACCTACGAGGTCGCCAACGAGTTGGCCGCCGAGTACCGGCAGATCCGCGTGACGCGTCGCTCGAAGCGGGCCGGTCTGGGCGAGGCGCTCGAGACGATCCGCCGCCGCATCAAGTCGGACGTGGTCATCGTCCACGACGGGGCGTCGCGCGTGAACGCCGAGCAACTGCGGCTCGTTTGGAAGCAGCAAACGCTCGCCGCCCGCGGCGGCGCCCAGCCCGACGCGGGGGTGTCGTTCGCCGACCTCCGCCGCCCCGGCCAGACGCACGCCGCGATGGCCGAAGCGCACCGCCGGTTGATGGGCTTCCAGCGGATCACGGTCGACGCGAGCGCCGAAGAGTCGCCGACCGCACCACTCGACAAGCCGCAAGAACGCCGCGACGGGGTCGGCAGCATCCCGCCGTTGCCGCGGCCCAACTTGCTTAGCGCGCTGACCGCTTTTGCTCTGAACGAGTGAGACAGCGGCGGCAACCGACTGCCGCTGAAAAATCCAGGCGTTGCTGGACACCCCGCCGGCCCGACAAGCGGCGCTGCGTGAAGCCGCCTCGCGTGCGAGGCGCTGAGACGGTTGCAAGTAGTTGCAAGCGGTCGCCCCGCGACCGCTCCGCCAGCTGTCGCGTCGGCCGCGGGACGCGTGACAAACAGAGTGGCTGTCAGCCGATCCGTTTTGGCGCCGGCGCCATAAAAACTTTTTTTGCGTAGCATTCTCATACGCACACATGTGTTGTTTTGCGACGCACGCCGCTAAGACCGCAGAGTCTGCGGCTGTGCGCGTCTCATCTTGGAAGCCGTTAGCGCGCGAGCCTTCTGGGACCGCTGCAAAGCGCGGTGTTTCCGCTTGTCCGCACTCCAGAGCCTGACTAGGATTTGGGCGTCGACCGGAACGACCAGTGGAACCCGCGTTCCGGTTTGCTCCTTCCCTTGGCGGGGCCACGACAGCCCCGCTCAAGCGTTAGGGAAGAGGCTCTTCAAGCCACTCGTCATGGCCAGTGTGCCGGCCTTCAGCAAGCCGGCTACGGACGAGTAGGGCGACCACGCTGTACGCGACGGCCCCGCGCGCTCGGCGTTGCGATCGTCGGAGACGATTGTTCGAGAAGCACGGCGCGAGGCGTCTCTCTTCTCTCTAGCTCTTCTCTTCTCGCGACCCTGGTATTTGGAGAACTGGCCATGAACCTTTCAGACGACTACGAAGCAAAGCACAGCTTGGACCCCAACGCGCAGCCGCTGCCCCCGCCCGTCGTGGCGCCGATCGCTCGCCCCGAAGCCGCCGTCCTGCATCGCGTGGCCGAGGTGCGCCGCGAGCAGGGCCTGTCGGTCCGCAGCGCGGCGAGACGCATGGGCGTGTCGATGGAGCAGGTGCGCACCGAGGAGGACCCCTCGTTCGACCTGTCGCTGACCGCCCTGAGCCGCTGGCAGAGCGCGCTCGAGGTGCCGATCGTCGACCTCTTGGTCGAGCAAGACACGCCGCTGTCGCGGCCGGTGCTCGACCGGGCCCGGCTGCTGCGCGTGATGAAGACCGTGCGGGCGATCAAAGAGTCGTGCACCCACGCCTCGACCGTCCGCCAAGTCGATATGCTCGAGCAGCAGATGCTCGAGATCATGCCGGAGCTCGCCGAGGTGAGCGCCTGGCACTCGGTCGGCCAGCGCCGCACGCAAGAGGAGCTGGGCCGAATCGCGGAGCGTCCGATCTCGGACAGCTTTGCGCGAGAGGGACTCTCTTAGCCGCCATTCGTCGGCAAGGACGCGTCAGCCGTTGACGAAGCCGCCGCGCACGCGCGGTCGGTCTCCGCACGTGTTCCAGTCGCGATGCGCGCACTCGCGCGTCGCCACGCGGAGGGGCCGCGCGCGCTTTGAAACATTAGCCCTCGGGCTCTACCAGCGAGCCGCCCGCTGGCGTCTTGGAATCCGCAACTAAGAATCCGCACCTCCGGCGCCCCATCACAGAGACGACACCGCGAGCGTTGCACCTAAGAGACCGCACCCTTGCTCGGCGCCGACCGACAGGGCGGCTCGTTGTTCCGAGTCGGCACCTGGGGAGTTCAGCACCGTTCGGGGCGTCTGGCGTCGCCTCAAGGCGTCAGGCGCCCCGACACCGA
This genomic window contains:
- a CDS encoding RidA family protein gives rise to the protein MSIEKRLSELGLELPEAPSILGLYKPVLVVDGLAYTSGHGPLKPEGGFVTGRLGDDLGVDEGSAAARMTGLAMLASLKAELGSLDRVGRLVKTLGLVQATPDFAAHPAVINGFSELMRDALGDEAGVAARSAFGAASLPAGWAVEIEAVFTVCD
- the hisI gene encoding phosphoribosyl-AMP cyclohydrolase; the encoded protein is MASDPDQIPAFSSDDTLLPAIVQSADSGKVLMLAYMNREAYEETLRTGATVFYSRSRNSLWRKGETSGHVQHVRQLLVDCDGDTILVKVDQVGPGACHVGYPTCFYREVTPDGLRVVEEMAYDAKKTYGGE
- a CDS encoding glycosyltransferase; the protein is MKPSLTVVLPVHNAEASLRRDTYAVVEACSELTGRFELLILDDGSTDDTYEVANELAAEYRQIRVTRRSKRAGLGEALETIRRRIKSDVVIVHDGASRVNAEQLRLVWKQQTLAARGGAQPDAGVSFADLRRPGQTHAAMAEAHRRLMGFQRITVDASAEESPTAPLDKPQERRDGVGSIPPLPRPNLLSALTAFALNE
- a CDS encoding helix-turn-helix domain-containing protein, encoding MNLSDDYEAKHSLDPNAQPLPPPVVAPIARPEAAVLHRVAEVRREQGLSVRSAARRMGVSMEQVRTEEDPSFDLSLTALSRWQSALEVPIVDLLVEQDTPLSRPVLDRARLLRVMKTVRAIKESCTHASTVRQVDMLEQQMLEIMPELAEVSAWHSVGQRRTQEELGRIAERPISDSFAREGLS